The genomic interval ATGAACTCTTTAGGATTCTTGAGATCCAGATTGCTGCTTAAAAAGATTTTAGATAGAATACAAATAGGGATAGGATAAACAGGGTTGTTGAACTTGTTTTACAGAACTTGGCACAAAatctatagaaaagaaaaaaatttaaaaaacccgaCTCTTTGACCGAGCTACACAAATTTGAGCCTAGCTTttatggactgaacagaagcaatAATAAAGCCGTGATGGACTAAGGGATTGCAGTGGTGGACTGTTGGTATCTTGTTACAGAAAGCAAAGCTAATGTTGGTAACAAGTAGTAAAAATTAAAGGTGTTTAATACATACTGTTTCCCCTTAGGATTTTCTCTTGCAGCAGACTATGCTGCGAATTAAGGATCCTAAGAAGTCACTGGATTTTTATACGAGAATTCTTGGAATGACGTAAGTAAACTGTTGGTACCTGTGATGTTTAAATACATAGCTTTGCAAATATAGGCAGTGTTTTcagatctattttaaaaatagattaaagttTGCTTCAAAGGTCACCAAAGTGTTTTGGCCAGGAGTCTGGGACTAGGCTTGACTGGCCAGGGCTTTCGTCaggttcctctcctctctcccagccAGGTTCACTGGGCAGCAAGACGCCAATGCTTGCATTTTCTCTTAACTCCCTTCTCAGTGAGAGCTGCCAGTTTAATCCTTAATGTGCACAGACCATTTTGATGTTATGGCCACTCTTAGCCTcttgttttcttcagaaaagaTATAGCTATAAAGACACATTATTTAGAAAATTTAGTGAGTTTACCTAAAGTTGACCATCTGTCCCATTTTATAGAATATGttctctttttccaaataagtaATATTCACTGATAAGATACCTTTAACATATTTGCTTTTCTCGATTTGTTTCCTTAAATAATAtgaaggtttttatttatttctggtagTATAGATACATGCagaataaaataatctttaatttACTGCCTATATAACCTTCATTAAGAGAAAACATCAAGTAATACAGTATATGTCTATATTTAGAAAATCTGACTGCTTCCGagaaatacaaagtgaaaaatgaCAGCCTCCCTCTCCTAGTTCTCTTCAAAGATAACTGCTGTTAACAGTTTCTTGTCATTCTTTCCAGAAAAAGTGGTTTTGCACATAgctgtcagtaaagaatctgcctgcaatgcaggagacctgggttagattcctgggtcgggaagatcccctggagaaggaaatggcaacccacttcagtatacctgcctggagaatgccatggacagaggagcctggcagtctgctgttcatggggtcacaagagtcggacacaacttagctactaaagcACCATGACAGGTTTAAAGGACATAATGAAACAAATGTATCGAATGTCTGCTATTTGCCAGGCCCTTTATATGTTCTTTTCATTCAGTCTTCACAATAGGCTTATGAGATagcttatatttccatttttcatgGAAAGGAAGAAACCAAAGCTTAAAGGCATTAACTTACGGCACCAAATCCCACAGTGGGAACTTTGGCAGATTtggaatttgaatccaggtcCAAACAACTCCAAtgttgatattatttttaaagagtccCAAATAGaggactcagatggtgaagaatctgcctgcaatgcaggagacccaggttcaatccctgggttgggaagatcccctggagaaggaaatggcaatccattccagcattcttgcctggagaatttcctggacagaggaggctggtggctacagtccatggggttgcaaagagttggacactactgagcgactaacacaagtACAACTTGATGTTATAGTGAAAGAATGCTGTGCTGGGGAAAGCAGTGTACAACATATTCAAGTGTTCCATTTGATTGGTCTGTAAGAGCTTAGGCAGTCTGCTTTGGTAGGTGCAGAGATAGTTTTTTGTGATTGGAGTATTTGAGTTGTTTGACACTTCATCATAAACATGTTTGAGCAAGAGTTATTTGTGATGAGTCATTGGGTAGATCTCAGTGAACCAAGGCATATTACATAGCAGTAATAAGTAGAAGATTTGGAACAGAACTCTAGAAACTTTTTATTTGCTATGCTTCAGTCATTCCTTCTTATTGGTGTTGAATGAGGTCATCTTTGAGCGTttagtaagtaagtgaagtcgctcagtcgtgttcgactctttgcgaccccgtggactgtagcctgccaggctcctccctccatgggattctccaggcaagagtactggagtgggttgccatttccttctccaggggatcttcccgacccagggatcgaacccgggtctcctgcattcccggcagacgctttaacctctgagccaccagggaagcccatttaatccTCTGTAATCTAAAGAAAACTATACTGTGTGTATCCTCGTTCCACCCTACTCCTTGCAAAATAGCGTCACACTCTAAGTTCATTTTAGAAGCCACGGCTTTGTTGGATCTTCTTCAGAACCTCAGGATGTAGAATTCATGCACTGACTGTCACAATCAGTCTCTCCTTTTCCACTGCTCTTTTCAACCTACGAAAGAATCTTAAGTCTTCTCTGTTGTAGGATAATTGTCACCCTCCGTTCTCTTGCGGTCCATCCCATCATTGTGACTGTACAGATAGACCCCAGTTGCTAACCTCCCATTCTCCAGCTTCTGCTGTGCGTGCCGGTGAAACTGCCCTCACAGGACCTTTCTGTATCTACTCACCTCTCCTCAAACTTAATCCTGTCTGACCTTTCTGCAGTATTTGATACTGTCAACCACTGTGTTATTGACATTCATGTCTTCTGTGGTATTAATCTGTTCTCTCTTAACACCTATCCTCAACTTATCTTCCTAGGAGTTTTGGCAcagtaagaactcaataaatttatttttttaaccgaATGCCGTATATCTGAAAGGTGTGAGACATtatatttttcactgaaaaaattttcttttgaagatgTCTTTTGACACTTATAAACAGGTACCATAAATCCAGCTGATTTTCACTGTATTTGAAGAACTGATGAATTACaagtttacatttaatttttttaatttcattgatattTACAGATAAGTTTTTTAATTAGACCTTTTTATtgattttccttgctttttctattaaaaCAGGATCACTGTGTACTGTTCTTATTCTCAGTAGAACTTGAATATTGTCACGTTGATTTTAGTATTAATCGACTTTTCCTGTAAGTTGAGTCAGGCTTGTGTAATTTCAGACTACTCCAGAAACTTGATTTCCCCACTATGAAATTTTCACTCTACTTCTTGGCTTATGAGGATAAAAATGACATCCCGaaagataaagatgaaaaagTAGCATGGGTATTCTCCAGAAAAGCTACACTTGAACTGACACAGTAAGTATGagtctttattttgtttatatattctacattttttttagaagcttttttttttaacttttccctcTTACCAGTTTAATTCAGACTGGGTCTTATCTAACCACTTTCCATTTGTAACGATATctttgagtattttttcatggaTCTTTGTATTGTTCTTGTGGCACAAGTAGGGCAAATGAGATCATTTGCAGAGACTGTAATAATGAAATGGCAAGATGTTTGTCAAACTGTAGCTAATGAATGTTTGGATACTACAGCTGAGATTGTCATATTTCTGTTCGATTCTTTATGCTGCTTTTGTGCAGTCttgaaaaattaacacaacagatTTGTTTCAGGGTGTGCTATTTCCCGTGTCTCCTGAATCGGAACAgccctggagtcagacagacctggccTGAGTCTTGCCTCTGAAGATAGCTCTGTGACCCTGATCAAGTTATACCACCTCCCTGCGTGGcagtctcatttgtaaaatggagatactcAGATCTAACCCACGTAGCTGTTTTGAGGGCTTCATGAAATAGAAAGTGCATAGCACAATGAATGGTAgttgctattattatcattttattcatATCCAGATGCCTAGTTTTATTGTCTCCTTAGTCTAGTTTATCATTCTTTGCCTATTTGCTCTTTCTGTTGTTGAAAACTTAACGTATACAGTAGCAAGAGATTAGACCAAATATATTAAGTAGCATATATACATGGAAAGATTTCAAAGATTGTTGCAGCTTTCTTTTCAGAATTTCTGTTCTCCAGGTCACTTAGAATTATGTTTTCTCTCCATCTGTAGCAATTGGGGCACGGAAGATGATGAGACCCAGAGTTACCACAGTGGCAATTCAGACCCTCGAGGATTTGGTATGTTTGCCTATTTGTGTGTAATACACTTTTATGGTTTTGTGATTTTGCATTGGGTACCTATTTATGGTTATAAGCAATCTAAAACATTACTTTTTAGATTTTTGTTAGTAtggctatttttattttccacatgtaagttgtgtccagctctttgcaactctgtggactagAACCCTATGGAATTAGAGGACtaattcctctgtctgtggaattctccaggcaagaatactggagtaggtaaccattcccttctccagggcatcttcccaacccaaggattgaacttgtgtccctgcattaacaggcagattctttatcatctgagccaccagggaagcctacttttATTTAGGAGTATAATTTCATCATGTCAGTCTAAACTTTACGTTTACTCTCTCACCATGGTTTCATTTTTCAGTCTCAGTACTATATTTCCAGTAgacttttaaattaaagaaacaaaacaaaaaatgatggTTAATAATAATCCTAATTTCCGCTAGCATACACTTCTGCCTTAATCTAAAATCTCTCAATCAAATGCCAGGATTATCAGTTTAAATGGACTGGTATATAGTCATTATCAACAATTAGCTTATTAAGCATGaataaatggatatatatatttttttaactttattttactttacaatactgtattggttttgccatacattgacatgaatccaccacgggtgtatacaagctcccaatcctgaatccccctcccacctcccactgaatattgtttttttaagtaGGTTATTCTTAACAGATTGAACTATTTATGAGCAAATATTGGGCTTATGtcaaataatttataattcaGAGCAACTAATTATTATACCC from Budorcas taxicolor isolate Tak-1 chromosome 11, Takin1.1, whole genome shotgun sequence carries:
- the GLO1 gene encoding lactoylglutathione lyase, which gives rise to MAEPQPASGGLTDEAALSCCSDPDPSTKDFLLQQTMLRIKDPKKSLDFYTRILGMTLLQKLDFPTMKFSLYFLAYEDKNDIPKDKDEKVAWVFSRKATLELTHNWGTEDDETQSYHSGNSDPRGFGHIGIAVPDVHGACKRFEELGVRFVKKPNDGKMKGLAFIQDPDGYWIEILNPNTMITII